A genome region from Haloactinospora alba includes the following:
- a CDS encoding AEC family transporter yields MGGVVTGFSVIATVIAIGYVLGWRGALGRGGREVLTRLAFYAATPALLFDIVSGADLSVFLSRSIVATAGSVAVVALLFAAAGAVFGWGAGATTLGVLCSCYVNAGNLGIPVAVYVLGDASVVAPVLLLQQLVITPVALTVLEVSNRPPGERSGIPRLVSAPVRTPIVLASTAGAVVAASGWVPPAVLMRPVELLGGMAVPAVLLAFGISLHGSALPARGPERGAVLFAVALKSLVHPLVAWVAGILLGLDGASLFAVVVVAALPTAQNIFTYASRYDVATRMVRESVLLSTFLTVPVLLLLAVLLG; encoded by the coding sequence ATGGGCGGGGTCGTCACCGGGTTCAGCGTGATCGCTACGGTCATCGCCATCGGTTACGTGCTCGGCTGGCGCGGCGCCCTCGGGCGCGGCGGGCGCGAGGTGCTGACGAGGCTGGCGTTCTACGCCGCCACCCCGGCGCTGCTGTTCGATATCGTCTCCGGCGCAGACCTGTCGGTCTTCCTCTCGAGGTCGATCGTGGCGACCGCCGGGAGCGTGGCGGTGGTGGCGCTGCTGTTCGCCGCGGCCGGGGCGGTGTTCGGCTGGGGAGCGGGCGCCACCACCCTGGGTGTGCTGTGCTCCTGCTACGTCAACGCCGGGAACCTGGGCATCCCGGTCGCGGTGTACGTCCTCGGCGACGCCTCGGTCGTCGCCCCCGTCCTGCTGTTGCAGCAGCTCGTCATCACCCCGGTGGCGCTCACGGTGCTGGAGGTCAGCAACCGCCCGCCGGGCGAGCGCTCCGGGATTCCGCGGCTGGTGAGTGCCCCGGTGCGGACCCCCATCGTGCTGGCGTCGACGGCGGGCGCCGTGGTGGCGGCGAGCGGTTGGGTGCCGCCCGCCGTGCTCATGCGCCCGGTGGAGCTCCTGGGGGGCATGGCCGTACCCGCGGTGCTGCTGGCGTTCGGGATCTCCCTGCACGGCAGTGCCCTTCCCGCACGCGGGCCGGAGCGCGGCGCGGTGCTGTTCGCGGTGGCGCTGAAGTCGCTGGTGCACCCGCTGGTCGCCTGGGTGGCGGGGATCCTGCTCGGTTTGGACGGCGCGTCACTGTTCGCCGTCGTGGTGGTGGCCGCCCTGCCGACCGCGCAGAACATCTTCACCTACGCGTCGCGGTACGACGTCGCCACCCGGATGGTGCGGGAGTCGGTCCTGCTGTCCACGTTCCTGACCGTCCCGGTGCTGCTGCTGTTGGCGGTGCTGTTGGGGTGA
- a CDS encoding deoxyxylulose-5-phosphate synthase has product MPRRTHLVCLPCRAAFKHDPFPQREHRCPRCGGPMVDAGPQLAVPPRRDRAGWRVLAGVLRAGVTFHPRCGCCNDGPGYRPRTPREFRRWDGP; this is encoded by the coding sequence ATGCCCCGCCGAACCCACCTCGTGTGCCTGCCGTGCCGGGCCGCGTTCAAACACGACCCGTTTCCGCAGCGGGAACACCGCTGCCCCCGCTGCGGCGGGCCGATGGTCGACGCCGGTCCGCAGCTGGCGGTGCCGCCGCGCCGGGACCGGGCCGGCTGGCGGGTACTGGCCGGAGTGCTGCGGGCGGGGGTGACGTTCCACCCCCGGTGCGGCTGCTGCAACGACGGCCCGGGATACCGGCCGCGCACACCGCGCGAGTTCCGCCGGTGGGACGGTCCCTGA
- a CDS encoding MFS transporter: MSSSSSTPAGSATPTPPQRAGWRQWCGLAVLALPTLLLAVDMSVLFLALPHISADLRPSDTQALWITDVYGFTIAGSLVTAGTLGDRTGHRRLLLTGAAAFGLLSVLAACSTSAETLIAARALLGVAGATLMPCALALVSAMFREPGQRAAAVAAWSSTFMAGVALGPVLGGMLLEFFRWGSVFLLAVPAMALLLVLGPVLLPEHRDPAPGRLDPLSVVLSLTAVLPVVHGFKELASSGGGALPAAAIAGGLAAGVVFARRQRGLADPLLDLRLFGDRAFGAALLLLLAGSAVTGGMTLLVTQYLQLVVGLPPLRAGLWLLPSAGALIAGALLAPPLTRRLRPGTVIGGGLLVSAAGYLTLTQVGDATGLAGVVAGLTLAYAGSGPFDALGTDLVVGSAPREKAGAAASMSETVSEVGVALGVAVLGSVATAVHRNRVAGDASGIAAGTLGPAREALTSGLNTAAAVSAATVAVLAVVAAVVLRRPRSGSG, translated from the coding sequence GTGTCCTCTTCCTCCTCCACCCCGGCCGGTTCGGCCACACCCACCCCGCCCCAGCGTGCCGGGTGGCGTCAATGGTGCGGTCTGGCCGTGCTGGCCCTGCCCACCCTCCTTCTCGCCGTCGACATGAGCGTGCTGTTCCTGGCACTGCCGCACATCAGCGCCGACCTGCGGCCCAGCGACACCCAGGCGTTGTGGATCACCGACGTGTACGGGTTCACGATCGCCGGTTCCCTCGTCACCGCGGGAACGCTGGGCGACCGGACCGGCCACCGGAGGCTGCTGCTGACCGGGGCCGCGGCGTTCGGCCTCCTGTCGGTGCTCGCGGCCTGTTCCACCAGCGCAGAAACGCTGATCGCCGCACGCGCCCTGCTGGGGGTCGCCGGTGCCACGCTCATGCCCTGCGCGCTGGCGCTCGTCAGCGCCATGTTCCGCGAGCCCGGGCAGCGCGCCGCCGCCGTCGCCGCCTGGTCGAGTACGTTCATGGCCGGCGTGGCTCTCGGCCCGGTGCTCGGCGGGATGCTGCTGGAGTTCTTCCGGTGGGGATCGGTGTTCCTGCTGGCTGTTCCGGCGATGGCGCTGCTGCTGGTGCTCGGGCCGGTACTGCTTCCCGAGCACCGCGATCCCGCACCCGGCCGGTTGGACCCGCTCAGTGTGGTGCTCTCCCTGACCGCGGTCCTGCCCGTCGTCCACGGTTTCAAGGAGCTGGCCAGCAGCGGTGGGGGCGCGCTGCCAGCGGCGGCCATCGCCGGTGGCCTGGCCGCCGGGGTCGTGTTCGCGCGTCGTCAGCGCGGTCTGGCCGACCCGCTGCTGGACCTGCGCCTGTTCGGCGACCGGGCGTTCGGCGCCGCGCTGCTGCTCCTGCTGGCCGGCTCGGCGGTGACGGGCGGTATGACCCTGCTCGTCACCCAGTACCTGCAACTGGTGGTGGGACTGCCGCCGCTGCGGGCGGGGCTGTGGCTGCTTCCGTCGGCCGGGGCGCTGATCGCCGGCGCGCTCCTGGCCCCGCCGCTCACCCGGCGCTTGCGACCGGGGACGGTCATCGGCGGCGGACTACTGGTGTCAGCGGCCGGTTACCTCACCCTCACCCAGGTCGGGGACGCCACCGGTCTGGCGGGTGTCGTCGCTGGTCTCACGCTCGCCTACGCCGGAAGCGGCCCGTTCGACGCGCTGGGTACCGACCTCGTGGTCGGGTCCGCCCCACGGGAGAAGGCGGGTGCTGCGGCCTCGATGTCGGAGACCGTCTCCGAGGTGGGGGTGGCACTGGGTGTGGCCGTGCTGGGCAGCGTGGCTACCGCCGTCCACCGGAACCGGGTGGCCGGCGACGCGTCCGGGATCGCCGCCGGGACGCTCGGTCCCGCGCGTGAGGCGCTCACCAGCGGTCTGAACACCGCCGCTGCTGTCAGCGCCGCTACCGTGGCCGTACTGGCCGTCGTCGCCGCGGTCGTGCTGCGCCGTCCCCGCTCGGGCTCCGGGTGA
- a CDS encoding type II toxin-antitoxin system VapC family toxin, whose protein sequence is MIYLDASALITLVTGRVYADELRGFLAARPPMPMGTSTVGFVEVVRTLDRLGDFPNAMRDLRGDYTEILLTEEVRDMTVLLPAGVRTLDAIHVASAQVIGDALDTLVSYDKRMLDVAHSVGVPTAAPGLV, encoded by the coding sequence TTGATCTATCTCGATGCTTCTGCCCTGATCACCCTGGTCACAGGGCGTGTTTACGCCGACGAGCTACGCGGGTTCCTCGCGGCCAGACCACCGATGCCGATGGGGACGAGCACGGTGGGTTTCGTCGAGGTCGTACGGACCCTGGACCGGTTGGGAGACTTCCCCAACGCGATGCGCGACCTACGAGGGGACTACACCGAGATCCTCCTCACCGAAGAGGTTCGGGATATGACCGTACTCCTGCCGGCCGGGGTGCGGACACTCGACGCGATCCATGTCGCGAGCGCGCAGGTCATCGGAGACGCTCTGGACACCCTGGTGAGCTACGACAAGCGAATGCTCGACGTCGCCCATTCGGTCGGAGTACCCACAGCGGCTCCCGGCCTGGTGTGA
- a CDS encoding type II toxin-antitoxin system Phd/YefM family antitoxin, with amino-acid sequence MSTVSVREFSYNPSSLFSRVEEGETIQVTRHGKVIAVLVPGAGTLGRYSDLVAKGLIKLTSTTTGDLGQLTTFATSGDESPLDVLLAERAEDER; translated from the coding sequence ATGAGTACCGTCTCAGTCCGGGAGTTCTCGTACAATCCCAGTTCCCTGTTCAGCCGGGTGGAGGAAGGCGAGACCATCCAGGTCACCCGGCATGGCAAGGTCATCGCTGTCCTAGTGCCGGGAGCGGGGACACTGGGACGCTACTCGGACCTGGTGGCCAAAGGGCTCATCAAGCTCACGTCGACCACGACCGGTGACCTCGGCCAGCTCACGACGTTCGCGACGTCTGGGGACGAGTCTCCTCTGGATGTCCTGCTGGCCGAACGGGCGGAGGACGAGCGTTGA
- a CDS encoding MFS transporter, whose translation MALRTRTARAVEAQPGSARAWSIVGMLVLLMALNYADKLAFGLAANPIIAEFGLSDAEYGLANSAFHLPFLLSTLLVGFVANRIRTTGILVLIALLWGVAQVSMALATGLALVLFARVLLGASEGPTYPLVNHTAFTWLHDSDRSLASSLLSAGGALGVLLGAPVLTWLIFDHGWRTAFVVSGLISVAWCLVWLAVGREGPVKHAGYDPNSRAPSDDALEDARVPYWRVVTSPTFVAVALGAFAANWMISVGLAYGPLYLQNVLDMSPEGTSNFLVVQQVFTVVVVYAALGYLIKRMLTRGVPGRLARGVFGGACLVAAGLATVAFVLVPALPIKLGFNIVNSVALIAFPVGGTICGQITPPRQRAGVLGTYAALYGSAGVVAPAVTGWLAESMGQTPGLNAAFLLMGGLIAVVGALVLVAARPERDALRLAQYRRP comes from the coding sequence ATGGCACTACGCACCCGCACCGCCCGGGCGGTCGAGGCACAGCCCGGCTCCGCCCGGGCGTGGAGCATCGTCGGGATGCTCGTCCTGCTCATGGCGTTGAACTACGCCGACAAGCTCGCCTTCGGCCTGGCAGCCAACCCCATCATCGCCGAGTTCGGCCTGTCCGACGCCGAGTACGGGCTGGCCAACAGCGCCTTCCACCTGCCGTTCCTGCTGTCGACCCTGCTCGTCGGGTTCGTCGCCAACCGGATCCGCACCACCGGGATCCTGGTCCTCATCGCGCTGCTGTGGGGGGTCGCCCAGGTGTCGATGGCGCTGGCCACCGGTCTGGCGCTGGTCCTGTTCGCACGTGTCCTGCTGGGAGCATCGGAGGGGCCCACCTACCCCCTGGTCAACCACACCGCGTTCACGTGGCTGCACGACAGCGACCGCAGCCTCGCCAGCTCCCTGCTGTCCGCGGGCGGCGCGCTGGGGGTGCTGCTCGGCGCCCCGGTGCTCACCTGGCTGATCTTCGACCACGGGTGGCGCACCGCTTTCGTCGTCTCCGGCCTCATCAGCGTGGCGTGGTGTCTCGTGTGGTTGGCCGTCGGACGTGAGGGGCCGGTGAAACACGCCGGCTACGACCCGAACAGCCGGGCCCCCTCCGACGACGCGCTGGAGGACGCGCGTGTCCCCTACTGGAGGGTGGTCACCAGCCCCACGTTCGTGGCGGTGGCGCTGGGCGCCTTCGCAGCGAATTGGATGATCTCTGTCGGTCTGGCCTACGGGCCGCTGTACCTGCAGAACGTCCTCGACATGTCCCCGGAGGGGACCAGCAACTTCCTCGTGGTCCAGCAGGTGTTCACCGTGGTGGTGGTGTACGCCGCCCTCGGCTACCTCATCAAGCGCATGCTCACCCGCGGCGTCCCGGGCCGGCTGGCACGCGGGGTGTTCGGCGGGGCGTGCCTGGTCGCCGCCGGGCTGGCGACGGTCGCGTTCGTGCTGGTCCCGGCCCTCCCCATCAAACTCGGGTTCAACATCGTCAACTCGGTCGCGCTGATCGCTTTCCCCGTCGGCGGGACCATCTGCGGACAGATCACCCCGCCCCGGCAGCGTGCGGGGGTGCTGGGCACCTACGCGGCGCTGTACGGCTCGGCCGGGGTGGTGGCGCCGGCCGTGACCGGCTGGCTCGCCGAGAGCATGGGACAGACGCCCGGGCTCAACGCGGCCTTCCTCCTCATGGGCGGCCTCATCGCGGTCGTCGGCGCGCTGGTGCTGGTCGCCGCGCGCCCGGAACGCGACGCGCTGCGGCTGGCCCAGTACCGGCGCCCCTGA
- a CDS encoding alkyl sulfatase dimerization domain-containing protein translates to MRTVREFADACWRGEVRMGRDQETVDVGQPGGKSTHGQVCEGVLVSTGLANAYAVDTGDGLVLLDTGHAREADTLYARVREWRPHAPLRAAVYSHHHVDHVFGVAVFDTEAAERGHPAPTVHAHADVPGHFRRYQRTLGLNTALNRRQFGIDAPGFRWPDQYRHPDVTYRDRAAFRHGGLTFELHHARGETDDATWTWIPELSALHTGDLFIWAVPNAGNPQKVQRYAGEWAAALREMADLGAELLLPGHGPPVYGAQRVRAACTDTAEFLEDLESRTLALMNEGHPLDTVLHEVTVPEHLADRPYLQPIYDHPQFLVRNIWRNYGGWYDGEPDNLLPAPRSDQASEWVALAGGVPLVLDRAADLHNTGRSRLACHLVEYAVRAEPESRAAHELRARIYAERAADEPSFMVRNILDHAARSSRAGVRDLASRS, encoded by the coding sequence GTGCGGACAGTGCGGGAGTTCGCCGACGCCTGCTGGCGCGGCGAGGTCAGGATGGGACGCGACCAGGAGACCGTCGACGTCGGGCAGCCGGGAGGGAAGTCAACCCACGGACAGGTGTGCGAGGGCGTGCTGGTCTCCACGGGCCTCGCCAATGCCTACGCGGTGGACACCGGAGACGGTCTCGTGCTGCTCGACACCGGACACGCGCGCGAGGCCGACACCCTGTACGCCCGTGTGCGCGAGTGGCGTCCCCACGCCCCGCTGCGCGCGGCCGTGTACTCCCACCACCACGTCGACCACGTCTTCGGCGTCGCCGTCTTCGACACCGAGGCCGCCGAGCGCGGGCACCCCGCCCCGACCGTCCACGCCCACGCCGACGTTCCCGGACACTTCCGCCGCTACCAGCGCACCCTGGGACTGAACACCGCACTGAACCGCCGGCAGTTCGGCATCGACGCCCCCGGTTTCCGGTGGCCGGACCAGTACCGCCACCCCGACGTCACCTACCGCGACCGGGCGGCGTTCCGGCACGGCGGCCTCACGTTCGAACTGCACCACGCCCGCGGCGAGACCGACGACGCCACCTGGACCTGGATCCCCGAACTGTCGGCGCTGCACACCGGGGACCTGTTCATCTGGGCCGTTCCCAACGCCGGAAACCCCCAGAAGGTGCAGCGCTACGCGGGCGAGTGGGCGGCAGCCCTGCGCGAGATGGCCGACCTCGGGGCCGAACTCCTGCTGCCCGGCCACGGCCCGCCCGTCTACGGCGCGCAACGCGTCCGTGCGGCCTGCACCGACACCGCCGAGTTCCTCGAGGACCTGGAGTCGCGCACCCTCGCCCTCATGAACGAGGGCCACCCGCTGGACACCGTGCTGCACGAGGTCACCGTCCCCGAACACCTCGCCGACCGTCCCTACCTGCAGCCCATCTACGACCACCCGCAGTTCCTCGTCCGCAACATCTGGCGCAACTACGGCGGGTGGTACGACGGCGAACCCGACAACCTCCTGCCCGCGCCCAGGTCCGACCAGGCCAGCGAGTGGGTGGCGCTGGCGGGAGGCGTGCCCCTCGTTCTGGACCGCGCGGCCGACCTGCACAACACCGGCCGTTCCCGGCTCGCCTGCCACCTGGTCGAGTACGCGGTGCGCGCGGAACCCGAGTCCCGGGCGGCCCACGAGCTGCGTGCCCGCATCTACGCCGAACGCGCCGCCGACGAACCCTCCTTCATGGTCCGCAACATCCTCGACCACGCGGCCCGGTCCAGCCGGGCCGGTGTGCGGGACCTGGCCAGCCGGAGCTGA
- a CDS encoding TetR/AcrR family transcriptional regulator has translation MASAQPAASNTRERLLLAAERLFATNGIGGVSLREISAAAGQRNTSAAHYYFGDKDTLVRAVFEYRMAPINAHRGHMLEKLRSSGEDRDPRRLLEALVLPMAAGIVAGGYYGRFLAHLHTDPGYRLTYDWEEASALREVWDAITETLGDLPPRVLRNRMRMLRSLVNVTAGEMEQRGATASGDDPQEWALDLVEACLGLVTAPVRESPGGQG, from the coding sequence ATGGCCAGCGCGCAGCCCGCCGCCTCCAACACGCGGGAGCGGCTCCTCCTCGCCGCCGAGCGGCTCTTCGCCACCAACGGCATCGGCGGGGTGTCCCTGCGGGAGATCAGCGCGGCGGCGGGGCAGCGCAACACCTCCGCCGCGCACTACTACTTCGGCGACAAGGACACCCTGGTGCGGGCGGTCTTCGAGTACCGGATGGCGCCCATCAACGCCCACCGCGGACACATGCTGGAGAAGCTGCGTTCCTCCGGCGAGGACCGGGACCCGCGCCGCCTGCTGGAGGCGCTGGTCCTCCCGATGGCGGCGGGCATCGTCGCTGGCGGGTACTACGGCCGGTTCCTCGCCCACCTGCACACGGACCCCGGTTACCGCCTCACCTACGACTGGGAGGAGGCCAGCGCCCTGCGCGAGGTCTGGGACGCCATAACCGAGACCCTGGGCGACCTCCCGCCGCGGGTGCTGCGCAACCGGATGCGGATGCTGCGCAGCCTGGTCAACGTCACCGCCGGTGAGATGGAGCAGCGCGGCGCCACCGCCAGTGGCGACGATCCCCAGGAATGGGCACTGGACCTGGTGGAGGCCTGCCTCGGGCTGGTTACCGCCCCCGTACGGGAGAGCCCGGGCGGACAGGGGTGA
- a CDS encoding Lrp/AsnC family transcriptional regulator, whose translation MNRQNSLDDVDYLLLGMLQEDATRSLNELGAAAGVSASAVQRRLVRLRAMNVIDSQVAVLDKAAVGIGFTAVTLVELVDDAEANHGAFREYARAEPQVQQCYAIVGQWDYVVVLVTADLAANRELSLRLFVESGLVRRYETLPTSEAVKYGLALPFPADPDGRETGTA comes from the coding sequence GTGAACAGGCAGAATTCCCTGGACGATGTTGATTACCTGCTGCTCGGGATGCTGCAGGAGGACGCGACACGCAGCCTGAACGAGCTGGGAGCCGCGGCGGGGGTGTCGGCGAGCGCGGTGCAGCGCAGGCTCGTGCGGTTGCGCGCCATGAACGTGATCGACAGCCAGGTCGCGGTGCTCGACAAGGCGGCGGTGGGGATCGGCTTCACCGCGGTCACCCTCGTCGAGCTCGTCGACGACGCCGAGGCCAACCACGGCGCCTTCCGGGAGTACGCGCGCGCCGAGCCCCAAGTGCAGCAGTGCTACGCGATCGTGGGGCAGTGGGATTACGTCGTGGTCCTGGTGACCGCGGACCTCGCGGCGAACCGGGAGCTGTCGCTGCGGCTCTTCGTCGAGAGCGGTCTCGTGCGCAGGTACGAGACGCTGCCGACCAGCGAGGCGGTCAAGTACGGTCTCGCGCTGCCGTTCCCCGCCGATCCCGACGGTCGGGAGACGGGAACGGCCTGA
- a CDS encoding EamA family transporter: protein MRTDHRAAAPAPPRALTGLALALSSAVFFGSSGPAAKAAIAAGLSPLEVTWLRIAGAAVFLLPIALLTRPEALGRLVRANRWRLACYGLLSVAGIQVCYFVAVSRIPVSIALLLEFLGPTLVIAWLLVVRRVRLPGSALGGALVALAGIAVVVEVWSGLRLDPLGVAAGLGAAVCQASFFLLSDATSEEVDTLALAAGGTVIGAVFVGVLARPWNLPWHILTADAELSGFHVPVAALVVWIVLVTTVLAYVTGIAAVRVLSPPVAGTIATLEVVVAAVVAWAALGERLSAVQGLGGLVVLGGALLAQSGTVRRRPPHDAPEEGVPPVDPPS from the coding sequence ATGCGCACCGACCACCGCGCTGCCGCCCCGGCACCGCCGCGGGCACTGACGGGGCTGGCACTGGCGCTCTCCTCCGCCGTCTTCTTCGGCAGCTCGGGGCCGGCGGCGAAGGCCGCCATCGCCGCCGGGCTGAGCCCGCTGGAGGTGACGTGGCTGAGGATCGCCGGTGCGGCGGTGTTCCTCCTCCCCATAGCGCTGCTGACCCGGCCGGAAGCCCTGGGGCGGCTGGTGCGCGCCAACCGTTGGCGTCTGGCCTGCTACGGCCTGCTTTCCGTCGCCGGGATCCAGGTCTGCTACTTCGTCGCCGTGTCCCGGATTCCCGTCAGTATCGCGCTGCTGCTCGAATTCCTGGGTCCCACCCTGGTCATCGCCTGGCTCCTCGTGGTGCGCCGGGTCAGGTTGCCGGGCAGTGCGCTCGGCGGCGCCCTCGTCGCCCTGGCCGGTATCGCCGTCGTCGTGGAGGTCTGGAGCGGGCTCCGCCTGGACCCGCTCGGCGTGGCCGCGGGGTTGGGCGCCGCCGTCTGCCAGGCGTCGTTCTTCCTCCTGTCGGACGCCACGAGCGAGGAGGTCGACACCCTGGCCCTGGCCGCCGGAGGGACCGTGATCGGCGCCGTTTTCGTGGGAGTCCTCGCCCGACCGTGGAACCTGCCCTGGCACATCCTCACTGCGGACGCCGAGCTGTCCGGGTTCCACGTTCCGGTGGCGGCCCTGGTGGTGTGGATCGTCCTGGTGACCACCGTGCTCGCCTACGTCACCGGCATCGCCGCCGTCCGCGTCCTCTCGCCACCCGTCGCCGGGACGATCGCGACGCTCGAGGTCGTCGTCGCCGCCGTCGTCGCCTGGGCCGCCCTCGGAGAACGGCTCAGCGCGGTGCAGGGCCTCGGCGGTCTGGTGGTCCTGGGCGGCGCCCTCCTGGCCCAGTCCGGTACGGTCCGGCGGCGGCCTCCCCACGACGCACCGGAGGAGGGCGTCCCGCCCGTGGATCCTCCGTCCTGA
- a CDS encoding RidA family protein yields MPLELINPEGLPTPESYTQVVAASGSRMVFVAGQVADDAQGNLVAPGDLSGQAHQAFANLGRCLAAAGAAPEQVARITIYVVSHKPEYLPLISKARIAVFGDHKPADTIVGVQTLAESGYLVEVEAIAVV; encoded by the coding sequence ATGCCGCTGGAACTCATCAACCCCGAGGGGTTGCCCACCCCGGAGTCCTACACCCAGGTCGTCGCCGCGAGCGGCAGCCGGATGGTGTTCGTCGCCGGACAGGTGGCCGACGACGCCCAGGGGAACCTGGTCGCTCCCGGCGACCTGTCCGGCCAGGCCCACCAGGCGTTCGCCAACCTCGGCCGGTGCCTCGCCGCCGCCGGAGCCGCACCGGAGCAGGTGGCGCGGATCACGATCTACGTGGTGTCCCACAAGCCCGAGTACCTGCCCCTGATCTCCAAGGCCCGGATCGCGGTGTTCGGTGACCACAAGCCCGCCGACACCATCGTCGGGGTGCAGACGCTGGCCGAGTCCGGGTACCTGGTCGAGGTCGAGGCGATCGCGGTCGTCTGA
- a CDS encoding LLM class flavin-dependent oxidoreductase has translation MSVSVPLSILDLAHIAEDTTIRETLDASVAMARSAEELGYQRVWYAEHHNMSTIASSATSVLIGHIANHTSRIRLGAGGVMLPNHAPLTIAEQFGTLETLHPDRIDLGLGRAPGSDQNTMRALRRDPSAADSFPQDVQELQGYLTGNTRIPGVQAIPGRGTGVPLYILGSSLFGAKLAAALGLPYSFASHFAPNALEEAVAAYRSEFTPSEQLSRPHVIAGVNVTAADTTEEARSQAHIARRRRVAQLLGRGRTLTTEEAEAAMASPAGQQVLQMVQYSAVGDQREVADYLDWFAKHADADELIVAFQAEDRQARLHSLALTADAVGLEGRG, from the coding sequence GTGTCCGTGTCCGTCCCGCTCTCGATCCTCGATCTCGCGCACATCGCGGAAGACACCACGATCCGTGAAACCCTCGACGCCAGCGTGGCCATGGCCCGCAGCGCCGAGGAGCTCGGCTACCAGCGGGTCTGGTACGCCGAGCACCACAACATGTCCACCATCGCCTCGTCGGCCACCAGCGTCCTCATCGGACACATCGCGAATCACACCAGCCGCATCCGGCTGGGTGCGGGCGGCGTCATGCTCCCCAACCACGCCCCGCTGACCATCGCCGAACAGTTCGGCACCCTGGAGACGCTGCACCCCGACCGGATCGACCTGGGGTTGGGACGGGCTCCCGGCAGCGACCAGAACACGATGCGGGCGCTGCGCCGCGACCCCTCCGCCGCGGACAGCTTCCCGCAGGACGTGCAGGAGCTGCAGGGCTACCTCACCGGCAACACCCGCATCCCGGGGGTGCAGGCCATCCCGGGCAGGGGGACCGGCGTGCCGCTGTACATCCTCGGCTCGTCCCTGTTCGGCGCCAAGCTCGCCGCCGCGCTCGGGCTGCCGTACTCGTTCGCCTCCCACTTCGCCCCGAACGCGCTGGAGGAGGCCGTGGCCGCCTACCGCAGCGAGTTCACCCCCTCGGAGCAGCTGTCCCGCCCCCACGTCATCGCCGGGGTGAACGTCACCGCGGCCGACACCACGGAGGAGGCCCGTTCCCAGGCGCACATCGCCCGGCGCCGCAGGGTCGCCCAGCTCCTGGGGCGGGGGCGGACCCTGACGACCGAGGAGGCCGAGGCCGCCATGGCCTCCCCAGCGGGACAGCAGGTGCTGCAGATGGTCCAGTACTCGGCGGTGGGCGACCAGCGCGAGGTGGCCGACTACCTCGACTGGTTCGCCAAGCACGCCGACGCGGACGAACTCATCGTCGCCTTCCAGGCGGAGGACCGCCAGGCGCGGCTGCACTCGCTCGCGCTGACCGCCGATGCCGTGGGACTGGAGGGGCGCGGCTGA
- a CDS encoding glucose 1-dehydrogenase produces MPSLDGKTVIITGGARGMGAATARSCVAAGARVLITDVLEGDGRATAEQLGDAARFVRHDVTSEDDWAAVVAAAHDTFGRVDGLVNNAGVAMGITIEDTELAEFERTLRINLTGTFLGMRAVLASLRKVGGGAVVNVSSAAGLTAVPYTSGYGASKWGVRGLTKVAALEFAADGIRVNSVHPGMVATPMTEESGAVTSDRGFPSAAAGRVGVPPEVAEANTFLLSEAATYITGAELAVDGGWSAGDAAMLRGGGPDGT; encoded by the coding sequence ATGCCGTCCCTGGACGGGAAGACCGTGATCATCACCGGCGGCGCGCGGGGGATGGGCGCGGCGACCGCGCGCAGCTGCGTCGCGGCCGGGGCGCGCGTTCTCATCACGGACGTTCTGGAGGGGGACGGCCGGGCCACGGCGGAGCAGCTCGGCGACGCCGCCCGGTTCGTCCGGCACGACGTCACCAGCGAGGACGACTGGGCCGCCGTGGTGGCCGCCGCCCATGACACCTTCGGCCGCGTCGACGGTCTGGTGAACAACGCCGGGGTCGCCATGGGCATCACCATCGAGGACACCGAACTGGCCGAGTTCGAACGCACCCTGCGCATCAACCTCACCGGCACGTTCCTGGGGATGCGTGCGGTCCTCGCGTCGCTGCGGAAGGTGGGCGGCGGCGCCGTCGTCAACGTGTCCTCGGCCGCCGGTCTCACGGCCGTGCCCTACACCTCCGGTTACGGCGCCTCCAAGTGGGGGGTGCGCGGCCTCACCAAGGTGGCGGCGCTCGAGTTCGCGGCGGACGGCATCCGGGTCAACTCCGTCCACCCCGGCATGGTCGCCACCCCGATGACCGAGGAGTCGGGTGCGGTGACGTCCGACCGCGGTTTCCCGTCGGCGGCGGCAGGGCGGGTCGGAGTACCGCCGGAGGTCGCCGAGGCGAACACGTTCCTGCTGTCCGAGGCCGCCACCTACATCACCGGTGCCGAGCTCGCCGTGGACGGCGGGTGGAGCGCGGGCGACGCGGCCATGCTGCGCGGCGGCGGTCCGGACGGGACCTGA